From Luteococcus japonicus, one genomic window encodes:
- a CDS encoding sulfite exporter TauE/SafE family protein, with protein sequence MSLWTLPLGILVGIVMGSLGGGGAILTIPLLVYVLHQSPHAATEGSLLIIGISSLIGLWPHHRTGRVRWVDGALFGALGIVGSMMGSAASTQVEGEVLMALFSVLLLVVAWLMFRARARGRSGGGGQARPFWQLLLTATGVGLLTGFFGVGGGFAVVPALTLVLGFAMKEAIATSLLVIAINSATALASRLTIGVALDWGVVVPFAVGASLGSLAGGRVARLADPRQLQFAFACLLVLLALFVGAQNIPAALHLL encoded by the coding sequence ATGAGCCTGTGGACCCTGCCCCTGGGAATCCTGGTGGGCATCGTGATGGGCAGCCTGGGTGGCGGGGGCGCGATCCTCACCATCCCGCTGCTGGTCTACGTGCTGCACCAGAGCCCCCATGCCGCCACCGAGGGTTCGCTGTTGATCATCGGCATCTCGTCCCTGATCGGCTTGTGGCCACACCACCGCACCGGCCGCGTGCGCTGGGTCGACGGTGCGCTCTTCGGGGCGCTGGGGATCGTGGGATCCATGATGGGATCTGCGGCCTCAACGCAGGTTGAGGGCGAGGTCCTGATGGCCCTGTTCAGCGTCTTGCTGCTCGTCGTCGCGTGGTTGATGTTCCGGGCGCGAGCCCGCGGCCGTTCCGGTGGTGGCGGGCAGGCGAGGCCCTTCTGGCAGCTGCTGCTGACCGCGACGGGTGTGGGGCTGCTCACCGGCTTCTTCGGGGTGGGCGGTGGCTTCGCCGTCGTCCCGGCGCTGACCCTGGTGCTCGGCTTCGCGATGAAGGAGGCAATCGCCACGTCGCTGCTGGTGATTGCCATCAACTCGGCGACGGCGCTGGCATCGCGGCTGACCATCGGGGTGGCCCTGGACTGGGGCGTGGTGGTGCCCTTCGCCGTCGGCGCGAGCCTGGGGAGTCTGGCCGGTGGGCGCGTGGCGCGGCTGGCCGACCCGCGGCAGCTGCAGTTCGCCTTCGCCTGCCTGCTGGTTCTCCTGGCGCTCTTCGTCGGAGCGCAGAACATCCCCGCCGCCCTGCACCTGCTCTGA
- a CDS encoding HAD family hydrolase gives MPLLFVDLDNTLVDRASAHRAWAVGYLAQRGADPALVEEMVRADGDGLRPKPEAAADLQRILGLSDEETAGITKVLRQGVLDNLRVEQEVLDALGRATAAGWTPFIVTNGVVPQQDLKITNLGLDRHVTGWVVSDVVGVRKPDPRIFHLAARQAGLPLEGAWMVGDAHDTDIEGAQAAGINSVYIGRGRSWPAGLPEPTAFADSFAQAVDLILGWRS, from the coding sequence ATGCCGCTGCTCTTCGTTGACCTGGACAACACGCTCGTCGACCGCGCCAGCGCCCACCGGGCGTGGGCCGTCGGCTACCTCGCCCAACGGGGTGCGGATCCAGCGCTTGTGGAGGAGATGGTGCGCGCGGACGGCGACGGACTGCGTCCCAAGCCGGAGGCCGCGGCGGACCTCCAACGCATCCTGGGGCTCAGCGACGAGGAGACGGCCGGCATCACCAAGGTCCTGCGTCAGGGTGTGCTGGACAACCTGCGGGTGGAGCAGGAGGTGCTGGACGCACTCGGCCGGGCGACGGCCGCCGGGTGGACGCCCTTCATCGTCACCAATGGCGTGGTGCCCCAACAGGACCTCAAGATCACCAACCTGGGTCTGGATCGGCATGTCACCGGCTGGGTGGTCAGCGATGTCGTCGGGGTGCGCAAGCCGGATCCGCGCATCTTCCACCTCGCGGCCCGGCAGGCCGGCCTGCCGCTGGAGGGAGCGTGGATGGTCGGCGACGCGCATGACACGGACATCGAGGGTGCCCAGGCCGCCGGAATCAACAGCGTCTACATTGGCCGCGGCCGGTCCTGGCCTGCCGGGCTGCCGGAGCCGACGGCCTTCGCCGACTCCTTCGCGCAGGCGGTGGACCTCATCCTCGGCTGGCGGAGCTGA
- a CDS encoding DEAD/DEAH box helicase, which translates to MSTSAFEHISPAWPGRAPWGTARSLRAWQQEALDIYLRDEPRDFLAVATPGAGKTTFALRVAAELLHRRIITRVLVVAPTEHLKVQWAEAASKVGINIDPGLGGSMRGRSKEFDGIAVTYAGVAARVHHYRARVENFKTLVILDEVHHAGDALSWGDAIQEAFQPAVRRLALTGTPFRSDESPIPFVTYEELPSGAKQSRADYTYGYAEALRDNVVRPVIFMAYGGPMRWRTKAGDELAANLGEALTKDLTAHAWRTALDPKGEWIQSVLKAADIRLSEVRRHVPDAGGLVIATNQTQARSYARILHQVTGEKPTVVLSDEEGASKRIEDFSGSEARWLVAVRMVSEGVDVPRLSVGVYATATSTPLFFAQAVGRFVRTRRRGEVATVFLPTVPVILSHAALLEQQRDHILGGRKTADEDDLFAQEDLLMEQANQDAKASDDLLGEWEALESVAQFDHVMFDSQQFGLNAEPSSEEEADYLGLPGLLEPDQVRDLLKERQRRQLKRQERQDKKEHVAPEVSLHRALETKRKELNSLVSQYARSRGIPHSHIHAELRRQAGGPPLSRASTDQVDSRIRLIRKWHTGK; encoded by the coding sequence TTGAGCACCTCCGCCTTCGAACACATCTCTCCGGCCTGGCCCGGCCGCGCCCCCTGGGGCACGGCACGCAGCCTGCGCGCCTGGCAGCAGGAGGCGCTGGACATCTACCTGCGCGACGAGCCACGGGACTTCCTGGCCGTCGCCACCCCCGGCGCCGGCAAGACGACCTTCGCCCTGCGCGTCGCCGCGGAACTGCTGCACCGGCGCATCATCACCCGGGTCCTCGTCGTGGCCCCCACCGAGCACCTCAAGGTGCAGTGGGCGGAGGCCGCCAGCAAGGTGGGCATCAACATCGACCCGGGCCTGGGCGGTTCCATGCGGGGGCGTTCCAAGGAGTTCGACGGCATCGCCGTCACCTATGCCGGCGTCGCGGCCCGTGTGCATCACTACCGGGCTCGGGTGGAGAACTTCAAGACGCTGGTCATCCTCGACGAGGTGCACCACGCCGGTGACGCCCTGAGCTGGGGAGACGCCATTCAGGAGGCCTTCCAGCCTGCCGTGCGGCGCCTGGCGCTGACCGGTACCCCCTTCCGCTCCGACGAGAGCCCCATCCCCTTCGTCACCTACGAGGAACTGCCCAGCGGCGCCAAGCAGTCCCGGGCCGACTACACCTACGGCTACGCCGAGGCCCTGCGGGACAATGTCGTGCGCCCGGTGATCTTCATGGCCTACGGCGGCCCGATGCGCTGGCGCACCAAGGCCGGCGACGAACTGGCCGCCAATCTTGGCGAGGCGCTCACCAAGGACCTCACCGCCCACGCCTGGCGCACCGCCCTGGACCCCAAGGGCGAATGGATCCAGTCCGTGCTCAAGGCCGCCGACATCAGGCTCTCGGAGGTGCGCCGCCATGTCCCCGACGCCGGGGGCCTGGTGATTGCCACCAACCAGACCCAGGCCCGCTCCTATGCCCGGATCCTGCACCAGGTGACGGGGGAGAAGCCCACCGTCGTGCTGTCCGACGAGGAGGGCGCCAGCAAGCGGATCGAGGACTTCAGTGGCTCCGAGGCGCGCTGGCTGGTGGCCGTTCGCATGGTCTCCGAGGGCGTCGACGTCCCGCGCCTGTCTGTCGGCGTCTACGCGACGGCCACCTCCACACCCCTCTTCTTCGCCCAGGCCGTCGGGCGTTTCGTGCGTACCCGGCGACGTGGTGAAGTGGCCACCGTCTTCCTGCCCACCGTGCCGGTGATCCTGTCCCATGCCGCCCTGTTGGAGCAGCAACGCGACCACATCCTCGGTGGCCGGAAGACGGCCGACGAGGACGACCTGTTCGCCCAGGAAGACCTCCTGATGGAACAGGCCAACCAGGACGCCAAGGCCTCCGACGACCTGCTCGGCGAGTGGGAGGCCCTGGAGAGCGTCGCGCAGTTCGACCACGTGATGTTCGACTCGCAGCAGTTCGGCCTGAATGCGGAACCCAGCTCCGAGGAGGAGGCCGACTATCTTGGCCTGCCCGGGCTGCTGGAACCCGACCAGGTGCGAGACCTGCTCAAGGAGCGCCAGCGCCGCCAGCTCAAGCGCCAGGAGCGGCAGGACAAGAAGGAGCACGTCGCCCCCGAGGTGAGTCTGCACCGGGCGCTGGAGACCAAGCGCAAGGAGTTGAACTCCCTGGTCAGCCAGTACGCCCGCTCCCGCGGCATCCCGCACAGCCACATCCACGCCGAGTTGCGCCGCCAGGCCGGCGGCCCACCCCTGTCCCGCGCCTCCACGGACCAGGTGGACTCCCGGATCCGGCTGATCCGCAAGTGGCACACCGGAAAGTAG